The window CCTGCGGCCAAAACGCATACAGGAAACGCGCCAGCCGAAGACGATACGCGAACCCCGAATACCACCCTTCCCATTATCGAGGATGCGGGACGCCGCGCGCCCACCATCGCGGATCGCAGCGCTCCTCCGAAGAAGGCTACCCCGACCAAGAAGAGCCAGCGCGACATGTTCGCCGATTACGAACTTCCCAGCCTTGAATTATTGGCCGAACCGCCGGAACACCCGGCGCCCGCGCTCGACAAGATGGCATTGGAACGCAATGCGCGCCTGCTCGAAACCGTGCTCGACGATTTCAACGTAAAGGGCGAGATTACCGCCGTGCGCACAGGGCCTGTGGTCACGATGTACGAACTGGAACCGGCGCCCGGTATCAAGGCCAGCCGCGTGATCGGGCTGGCAGAAGACATCGCCCGCAATATGAGCGCGATTTCGGCACGTGTTTCGCCCATCCCGGGCAAGACCGTGATGGGCATCGAACTGCCCAATGCCGACCGGCAGATGGTGGCGCTCAAGGAACTGGCGGCCTGCGCAGACTTTGCCGATGCCGATGGGATGCTGCCGATTATCCTGGGCAAGGATATCGCCGGCGAACCGATCGTGGCGGATCTTGCCGCCATGCCGCATCTGCTGGTTGCGGGCACCACCGGTTCGGGCAAGTCAGTCGGGTTGAACTGCATTCTCCTCAGTCTGCTCTATCGCTTTACGCCCGAGGAATGCCGCCTGATCCTGATCGATCCCAAGGTGCTGGAGCTGAAGAGCTACGACGATATTCCGCATCTGCTTTCCCCCGTGGTGACGGAGCCTGCCAAATCCGTTCGCGCTCTGAAATGGGCGGTGGAGGAGATGGAGCGGCGGTACCGCATGATGTCGAGCGTGAATTCGCGCAATATCGGCGGCTTCAATGAGAAAGTCCGCACCGCCGCTGCCAAGGGCAAGCCGCTCGGCCGCCGCGTGCAGACGGGCTTCGATCCCGACACCGGCGAGGAACTGTTCGAGGAAGAACAGCTCGATTACCAGCCATTGCCGCTGATCGTGCTGATCGTGGACGAACTGGCCGATCTGATGGTCACCGTGGGCAAGGAAATCGAGGTGCTGATCCAGCGCCTCAGCCAGAAAAGCCGCGCGGCGGGCATCCACCTCATCATGGCGACGCAGCGCCCGTCGGTCGATGTGATCACCGGCGTCATCAAGGCCAACCTGCCCACCCGCATCAGCTTCAAGGTGACGAGCCGCATCGACAGCCGCACGATCCTGGGCGAACAGGGCGCGGAACAGCTGCTGGGCAAGGGCGACATGCTGTACAAGCCCAACACTGGCGCGACGGTGCGCGTCCACGGCCCGTTCGTGTCGGACGAGGAAGTCGAAGTGGTGGCCGATCACTGGCGCGCGCAGGGCACGCCCGAATATATCGACGCCGTGACCGAAGAACCCGAAGATGGCGGCTTCGCATTCGGCGGCGACGACATGACCGCCAGCGACGATCCGGACGAGCGCAAATATCTGCAGGCCTGCCAGGTGGTTTTCGAAAACCAGAAGGCGTCCGGAAGCTGGCTGCAACGGCAGATGGGCGTCGGCTACAACACCGCCGCCAAGTGGATCGAGCGGATGGAAGGCGAAGGGCTGGTCGGCCCCGCCAACCACGTCGGCCGCCGTGACATCTACCGCGACAAGGATGGCAGCCCGCTTTAGGGGCGTAACACGATTTGCGCTGCCGAAAGGCGTCGCCGAAGGATACTTGTACGTGCTGTCCGAACCATGCTGAAAACCCGCAATCCGGTCCAGCTGATCCCGGTCCTGTTTCTGGGTGTAATCCTGCTCGGCACGGTTTTGCTGATGCTGCCTTTCGCGCGGGCGGGGGCGGGCGCAGCGCCGCTGATGACGGCCTTGTTCACCAGCACCAGCGCGGTGGCGGTTACCGGATTGATAGTGGTCGACACGCCGACATACTGGTCGCAGGCAGGACAGTGGATCATCATGGCGCTGTTCCAGATCGGCGGCTTCGGTATCATGACAGCCGCCACATTTCTGGGCCTGGCGGTCGGACGCGGCGTGCGCCTGTCGGACAAGATGGCCACGC of the Alteripontixanthobacter maritimus genome contains:
- a CDS encoding FtsK/SpoIIIE family DNA translocase, with the protein product MATRAAGHSRNSMARGGKAVDWRAAFRRSLRRTIQMTGAAVLAATMVFLGLALASYTQTDPSNSTAASGADIRNWMGASGAWAAERVLMLFGVVGVLLLPMLYIFARKLWRDVEEEDRDTTTRWWMPFAMLLLAMALLSTTLSLAFDSPGGTLPASMGGVTGLLGAGGIEAVADRFGGKMSGWLVLAMALLALGGGTALVTRVFAIDWASLLTLPHFLINNSVSRAMWSILPRRSGSPEPRPAAKTHTGNAPAEDDTRTPNTTLPIIEDAGRRAPTIADRSAPPKKATPTKKSQRDMFADYELPSLELLAEPPEHPAPALDKMALERNARLLETVLDDFNVKGEITAVRTGPVVTMYELEPAPGIKASRVIGLAEDIARNMSAISARVSPIPGKTVMGIELPNADRQMVALKELAACADFADADGMLPIILGKDIAGEPIVADLAAMPHLLVAGTTGSGKSVGLNCILLSLLYRFTPEECRLILIDPKVLELKSYDDIPHLLSPVVTEPAKSVRALKWAVEEMERRYRMMSSVNSRNIGGFNEKVRTAAAKGKPLGRRVQTGFDPDTGEELFEEEQLDYQPLPLIVLIVDELADLMVTVGKEIEVLIQRLSQKSRAAGIHLIMATQRPSVDVITGVIKANLPTRISFKVTSRIDSRTILGEQGAEQLLGKGDMLYKPNTGATVRVHGPFVSDEEVEVVADHWRAQGTPEYIDAVTEEPEDGGFAFGGDDMTASDDPDERKYLQACQVVFENQKASGSWLQRQMGVGYNTAAKWIERMEGEGLVGPANHVGRRDIYRDKDGSPL